A DNA window from Aneurinibacillus sp. REN35 contains the following coding sequences:
- a CDS encoding TetR/AcrR family transcriptional regulator, whose protein sequence is MAARKAVDQELTRERILDAARELFVTYGYRNVSMRQIGRELGYSHGSIYYHFKNKAELFYALVREGFRLLDVKFHTTMEQELAAEEKLAAIMLGLIEFGLTHQSHYEIMFLIKDEEVKSYLQQEPYQSYEKFAGAVHELSGRKADAAKIWSVFLALHGFISHYYKTEMRFEDAKPAAVIHIQFLIQALH, encoded by the coding sequence TTGGCAGCAAGAAAAGCAGTCGATCAGGAGCTTACAAGAGAACGAATTTTAGATGCGGCTAGGGAGCTTTTTGTCACGTACGGGTATCGGAATGTATCAATGCGGCAGATTGGACGAGAGCTTGGATACAGTCACGGCTCGATCTATTATCATTTCAAGAATAAGGCAGAGTTATTCTATGCGCTCGTTCGCGAAGGCTTCAGATTACTCGATGTCAAGTTTCATACCACTATGGAGCAAGAACTTGCAGCAGAGGAGAAGCTTGCTGCCATCATGCTTGGGCTCATCGAGTTTGGCCTTACCCATCAAAGCCATTATGAAATTATGTTTTTGATTAAAGACGAGGAAGTAAAAAGCTATCTGCAGCAGGAACCGTATCAAAGCTATGAGAAATTTGCCGGAGCGGTGCATGAATTAAGCGGAAGAAAAGCTGATGCAGCAAAAATATGGTCTGTATTTCTTGCCTTGCATGGCTTTATTTCACACTATTATAAGACAGAGATGAGATTTGAAGATGCAAAGCCGGCGGCTGTGATACATATACAGTTTTTAATACAAGCTCTTCACTAA
- a CDS encoding HAD family hydrolase, whose protein sequence is MNAIRCLLFDLDGTLLDSRDSVVDAVYATAEAHVPGQFTREAIMMRFGESFDEFVEVIEVSLGGRYTREQVFQYYFEHLNTYHDRTIRLFPGIQEGLYTLKEAGYSLGVVTNKQRDFTMRGLQIAGIQSFFDSVVTIDDVSAGKPAAEPILRAMAELRALPAETVMIGDSKYDVLAAKASGVSSVLLDWYEAVHDISICPDHYFLNFQDLVSELTLQKTK, encoded by the coding sequence ATGAACGCTATCCGCTGCCTGCTGTTTGATCTGGATGGAACACTGCTTGATAGCCGTGATTCTGTAGTAGATGCAGTATATGCTACGGCAGAGGCACACGTGCCGGGTCAGTTTACAAGAGAAGCCATCATGATGCGCTTTGGTGAATCGTTCGATGAATTCGTGGAAGTAATCGAGGTATCACTGGGCGGAAGATATACGAGAGAGCAGGTGTTTCAGTATTATTTCGAGCACCTGAATACGTATCATGATCGTACGATTCGTCTTTTTCCAGGTATTCAAGAAGGATTATATACATTAAAAGAGGCGGGGTATTCTCTCGGCGTTGTGACGAATAAGCAGCGGGATTTTACAATGCGCGGGTTGCAGATTGCGGGGATTCAGTCCTTCTTTGATTCGGTTGTGACTATTGATGATGTAAGCGCGGGAAAGCCTGCAGCAGAACCAATACTACGGGCTATGGCAGAGCTTAGAGCATTGCCTGCTGAGACGGTGATGATTGGTGATAGCAAATATGATGTCCTTGCAGCCAAGGCTTCTGGCGTAAGCAGTGTATTGCTTGATTGGTATGAAGCCGTTCATGATATTTCCATATGTCCGGACCATTACTTTCTGAATTTCCAAGACCTTGTGAGCGAATTGACGCTGCAAAAAACGAAATGA
- a CDS encoding glycerol-3-phosphate responsive antiterminator: MNRTDFYTKLANSRKIASIKDERLLEKALEADVGSVVLSVGNVGNIARYVQLYKAKGIPVFVHPERIGGMSQDKDGIAFLARCVRPDGIVTTRNSLIKQAKKQGLLTVQRFFLIDSDAIISIKNSVQETEPDAIEIMPALLPEFIMEFRSQLSIPIIAGGLLSNRQQMNEALHYGAIAVSMGNHRLWKEKMKNERYPLPAV, from the coding sequence GTGAATCGTACAGACTTTTATACAAAGCTTGCAAACAGCAGAAAGATCGCTTCGATCAAAGATGAGAGACTGCTTGAAAAAGCACTTGAAGCCGATGTAGGTTCCGTTGTCCTGTCGGTTGGAAATGTAGGTAATATTGCGCGCTACGTACAGCTTTATAAAGCGAAAGGAATTCCTGTGTTCGTTCATCCGGAGAGGATCGGTGGGATGAGCCAAGATAAGGATGGTATTGCATTTCTAGCCAGATGTGTAAGGCCGGATGGCATTGTGACTACCCGCAACAGTCTAATCAAGCAAGCGAAAAAGCAGGGGCTTCTGACCGTTCAACGCTTCTTTTTGATTGATAGTGATGCGATTATCTCAATCAAAAACTCGGTTCAGGAGACAGAGCCGGATGCGATAGAGATTATGCCGGCGCTTCTGCCCGAATTCATTATGGAATTTCGCAGCCAGCTCTCCATACCTATTATTGCCGGGGGATTGCTGTCAAATCGGCAGCAGATGAATGAAGCGCTGCATTATGGAGCCATCGCTGTATCTATGGGAAATCACCGATTATGGAAGGAGAAGATGAAGAATGAACGCTATCCGCTGCCTGCTGTTTGA
- the qoxC gene encoding cytochrome aa3 quinol oxidase subunit III — translation MAAHVDPGYKGPLEYGTEEGRMNILGFWIFLGAEFVLFSCLFAMYIILQGSTAGGPTSQEIFEFKSFMIQTMLLLTSSFTCGLAIHEMRRGKAKPLIIWLIITLLLGLGFLYMEIEEFLLYIYHEGATWGTSAFLSSFFALVGTHGLHVTLGSLWMISIIIQLAQRGLTPKTTRKAFIIGLYWHFLDVMWIFIFTIVYLSGMVV, via the coding sequence ATGGCAGCACACGTTGATCCAGGGTACAAGGGACCCCTCGAATATGGTACGGAAGAAGGCAGAATGAATATTCTTGGCTTCTGGATTTTCCTTGGAGCCGAGTTCGTTCTCTTCTCGTGTCTGTTTGCGATGTACATCATTCTTCAAGGAAGTACAGCGGGCGGACCAACTTCACAAGAGATTTTTGAATTCAAGAGTTTCATGATTCAAACCATGTTGCTTTTGACCAGTAGTTTTACTTGCGGGCTGGCCATTCATGAGATGCGTCGCGGAAAAGCGAAACCGCTGATCATCTGGTTGATCATTACGCTGCTTCTTGGTCTTGGCTTCCTGTACATGGAGATTGAAGAGTTCTTACTTTATATCTATCATGAAGGAGCTACATGGGGCACAAGCGCGTTTCTCTCCTCCTTCTTCGCATTAGTAGGAACACACGGTTTGCACGTAACGCTTGGTTCTCTGTGGATGATCAGTATCATCATTCAATTGGCACAGCGCGGATTGACACCGAAAACGACACGTAAGGCGTTCATTATCGGTCTGTACTGGCACTTCCTGGACGTTATGTGGATTTTCATCTTTACGATCGTATACTTGTCAGGAATGGTGGTGTAA
- a CDS encoding SDR family NAD(P)-dependent oxidoreductase: MKKAMVLGASGGMGYALVKELAAQGVETIAFARTKSKLEALFGTCKNIHIAQGDARLLANIIEAGSGVDVIFHTINIPYSQWTAGHPMIMENVLSATEKLGAKLVMVDNIYAYGRGSEQAIGEEYPKQPHTRKGKFRLTLENMIWKANQTGVPSLVAHFPDFYGPHAPNTVLHYTFHSMLQGKRAMFVGGQEIKREYIFTPDGAKALIELAKREDAYGQHWNIPGYGVITGKEIIAIAREFTEFTGKVGTVGKGMITLLGLFNKDMREIKELMYLMEEPVVLSGSKYEAHIGPLPKTPYKEGIRQTIACMKGA; the protein is encoded by the coding sequence ATGAAAAAAGCAATGGTATTAGGAGCATCAGGCGGAATGGGCTATGCGCTGGTGAAGGAGCTTGCTGCGCAGGGAGTTGAAACGATCGCCTTCGCCCGAACAAAAAGCAAACTTGAAGCGCTTTTTGGAACGTGCAAAAATATTCATATCGCACAGGGAGATGCCCGCTTACTTGCGAATATTATAGAAGCCGGCAGCGGCGTGGATGTTATTTTTCATACGATTAACATTCCGTATTCTCAATGGACAGCAGGACATCCTATGATTATGGAGAATGTGCTATCGGCGACAGAAAAGCTTGGTGCCAAGCTGGTAATGGTTGATAATATTTATGCATACGGCAGAGGAAGCGAACAAGCGATTGGCGAAGAGTATCCAAAACAGCCGCATACAAGGAAAGGGAAGTTTCGGCTTACGTTAGAAAATATGATATGGAAAGCAAATCAGACGGGAGTTCCGTCACTGGTTGCCCACTTCCCAGATTTTTATGGACCGCATGCACCCAATACAGTTTTGCACTATACGTTTCATTCGATGCTGCAGGGCAAGCGGGCAATGTTTGTTGGTGGGCAGGAGATCAAGCGGGAATATATTTTCACACCGGACGGGGCAAAGGCGCTGATCGAGCTTGCAAAGCGGGAAGATGCGTACGGCCAGCATTGGAATATTCCAGGATACGGGGTCATTACCGGTAAGGAGATCATCGCGATCGCAAGAGAATTTACAGAGTTTACCGGCAAGGTAGGAACGGTTGGCAAGGGAATGATTACGCTGCTTGGTTTATTTAACAAAGATATGCGGGAAATAAAGGAATTAATGTACTTAATGGAAGAGCCAGTCGTCTTATCCGGCAGCAAGTATGAGGCACATATTGGACCGCTGCCTAAAACTCCGTATAAGGAGGGGATTCGGCAGACGATAGCATGCATGAAAGGAGCTTAG
- a CDS encoding ABC transporter ATP-binding protein — protein sequence MAHVTLKQISKKYESQTVIERLDLAIPDGSFTVLVGPSGCGKSTTLRMIAGLETITAGELWIGGEQVNHLPPGKRDVAMVFQNYALYPTMNVFDNIGFGLRNRGISRAETKKQVEEIAEVVGLADFLYRKPSQLSGGQRQRVALARAMVKKPKVFLMDEPLSNLDAKLRNQMRVELTALHKQMGTTFVYVTHDQVEAMTMGDQIVVMNQGKIQQIASPIDLYSMPENLFVAQFIGSPPMNVIASANHSSCVIGFRPEKANIDVQTGISSDKGGGLVLDGTLASREILGSELLYHVETGCGRIIVKGSTESIIEIGTNVRIMVDAKHLYFFDSKTGAKLAGEKVRGIANAVVGGIA from the coding sequence ATGGCACACGTTACGTTAAAGCAAATTAGCAAAAAGTATGAAAGTCAAACAGTAATTGAACGTCTTGATTTAGCCATTCCAGACGGTTCATTTACTGTACTCGTCGGGCCGTCCGGATGTGGTAAATCAACGACACTGCGCATGATTGCCGGATTAGAAACGATCACCGCTGGAGAGTTGTGGATCGGAGGGGAGCAGGTGAACCATCTGCCGCCGGGAAAGAGAGATGTGGCGATGGTATTCCAGAACTACGCATTGTATCCAACCATGAACGTATTCGACAACATTGGTTTTGGACTTCGGAACAGAGGCATATCCCGTGCAGAAACGAAAAAACAGGTAGAAGAAATCGCTGAGGTAGTTGGACTGGCGGACTTTTTATATCGCAAGCCTTCCCAACTATCCGGTGGCCAGCGGCAGCGGGTAGCCCTAGCCCGTGCCATGGTGAAAAAGCCTAAAGTATTTCTGATGGACGAGCCGTTGTCTAATCTGGATGCAAAGCTGCGCAATCAGATGCGAGTGGAGCTGACAGCGCTGCATAAGCAGATGGGGACAACATTCGTCTATGTGACACATGATCAGGTAGAAGCAATGACGATGGGCGACCAGATTGTGGTGATGAATCAGGGCAAGATCCAGCAGATTGCCTCTCCGATTGATCTATATTCCATGCCGGAGAATTTATTTGTAGCTCAATTCATCGGATCTCCTCCCATGAATGTAATCGCATCTGCTAACCATTCTTCCTGTGTCATTGGATTTCGTCCGGAGAAAGCAAATATCGATGTGCAAACGGGAATCTCTTCTGATAAAGGAGGCGGGCTTGTGCTTGACGGTACGCTTGCATCAAGAGAAATACTTGGCTCTGAGCTTTTGTATCATGTCGAGACGGGCTGCGGGCGGATTATTGTCAAAGGCAGTACGGAGAGCATTATCGAAATCGGAACGAACGTACGAATAATGGTAGATGCCAAGCACTTATACTTTTTTGATAGCAAAACCGGTGCAAAATTGGCTGGTGAGAAGGTACGAGGTATAGCCAATGCTGTAGTAGGAGGCATCGCATAA
- a CDS encoding DUF72 domain-containing protein codes for MILIGLTGWGDHDNLYVDKIPSQDKLQVYSSYFPVVEVDSSFYAVQPVKNYVKWVRDTPERFRFLIKAYQGMTGHLRGENPFESMGEMFAAFTSSIQPVIDAGKLAAVLFQYPPWFDCTQKNVGILRYTKEKMGDIPVALEFRHQSWFAPRMREQTLSFMERDGWIHSICDEPQAGVGSVPTVLHPTHPSLTVVRFHGRNVSGWHSSGQPNWRDIRYLYRYNKEELYEWKEKLLYLSSKSKDVCVVFNNNSGGDAADNAKQLMELLGIEYEGLGPRQLKLF; via the coding sequence ATGATTTTAATTGGTTTGACCGGCTGGGGAGATCATGATAATTTATATGTCGACAAAATTCCCAGTCAAGATAAACTCCAGGTGTATAGCTCATACTTTCCTGTGGTGGAAGTAGATAGTTCGTTCTATGCAGTGCAGCCGGTAAAAAATTATGTGAAGTGGGTCCGTGATACGCCGGAGCGCTTCCGCTTCCTTATTAAAGCCTATCAGGGTATGACCGGACATCTTCGTGGAGAGAATCCGTTTGAGAGTATGGGAGAGATGTTCGCTGCGTTTACGTCATCGATTCAGCCTGTCATCGACGCAGGTAAGCTTGCAGCGGTGTTATTTCAATATCCACCCTGGTTTGACTGCACACAGAAGAATGTTGGTATTCTTCGTTATACGAAGGAGAAGATGGGAGACATTCCGGTTGCGCTTGAATTTCGCCATCAGAGTTGGTTTGCACCTCGGATGAGAGAGCAGACGCTTTCCTTTATGGAGCGGGATGGCTGGATTCACAGCATCTGTGATGAGCCGCAGGCCGGTGTGGGCTCTGTTCCCACGGTTCTTCATCCTACTCACCCATCGTTGACCGTTGTGCGGTTTCATGGTCGCAATGTATCAGGCTGGCACAGCAGCGGACAGCCGAATTGGCGCGATATCCGCTATTTATACCGATATAATAAGGAAGAACTGTACGAATGGAAGGAGAAGCTGTTATACCTTTCATCCAAATCGAAGGATGTGTGCGTGGTATTCAATAATAATTCCGGCGGGGATGCGGCAGATAATGCTAAACAATTAATGGAACTTCTGGGAATTGAATACGAAGGACTTGGACCGCGCCAGCTCAAACTTTTTTAA
- the qoxD gene encoding cytochrome aa3 quinol oxidase subunit IV — MASPTNNNEPYTEEHEDHGFPWGHVVGFVLSLVLTFAAIWFVLNSGLATNVAIGISIVLAILQVFVQLYMFMHIRETRSAIFQTGGIYFGIFVAFTVVLGSIFVMWYVLMNHAY, encoded by the coding sequence ATGGCTTCTCCTACTAACAATAATGAACCGTATACTGAGGAACATGAGGATCACGGGTTTCCGTGGGGACACGTAGTTGGCTTTGTTCTGTCTCTTGTCCTAACATTTGCGGCAATCTGGTTTGTACTTAACTCTGGATTAGCTACAAATGTTGCCATCGGTATCAGCATCGTCTTGGCGATTCTGCAAGTATTTGTACAGTTGTACATGTTTATGCATATCCGTGAGACAAGATCGGCTATCTTCCAGACAGGCGGGATCTACTTCGGGATATTCGTAGCCTTTACGGTTGTGCTTGGTTCCATCTTTGTTATGTGGTATGTATTGATGAACCATGCGTATTAA
- the qoxB gene encoding cytochrome aa3 quinol oxidase subunit I: protein MRWDEFFVTGDPMIYAADASIVLATIAIVAVLTYFKKWKWLWTEWLTTVDHKKIGIMYILAALLMMFRGGVDGLLMRVQLAAPEMKFLESEHYNQIFTTHGTLMILFMAMPFIFGMINIAMPLQIGARDVAFPWLNALSFWLFFAGAMLFNLSFVIGGSPDAGWTSYTPLASLEHSPGVGQNYYLWGLQLSGIGSLASGINFIVTILRLRAPGMTLAKMPMFTWSVLITSVIIVYAFPILTVALALLTLDRMFGTHFFTVDGGGMPMMWVNLFWMWGHPEVYIVILPAFGIFSEIVATFSRKRLFGHNAMVISMVAIAGLSFIVWAHHFYTMGAGPGVNSFFSVSTMLIAIPTGVKIFNWLATMYKGRIRFTVPMMWTLAFIPNFVIGGVTGVMLAAAPADYQYHNSYFLVSHFHYVLIGGVVFGMIAGMYYWWPKIFGFKLNERQGKHGFWWFMIGFNVTFFPQYILGLMGMPRRIYMYSNPDWGLLNLTSTVGTLMQGVGFLIICYNIYWSIRYAPRTNEADPWDARTLEWAIPSPAPYYNFSRIPEVKEIDPVWYAKKRGEKVIDGPLEKVHMPSNSGVPFILGQIFFVFGFGFVFGWYWMVIPAFIGVLLCMAWRSFDYDDGYYVSTDEIKKIEGV, encoded by the coding sequence GTGCGTTGGGATGAATTTTTTGTAACAGGCGACCCGATGATCTACGCTGCGGATGCTTCCATTGTGCTAGCCACAATTGCGATCGTAGCTGTACTAACGTACTTTAAGAAGTGGAAGTGGCTCTGGACAGAGTGGCTTACTACCGTTGACCATAAAAAAATTGGTATCATGTACATTCTCGCCGCCCTTTTGATGATGTTCCGGGGTGGTGTGGACGGATTGCTGATGCGTGTCCAATTGGCCGCACCAGAGATGAAGTTCCTTGAATCAGAACACTACAACCAAATCTTTACTACACACGGTACGCTGATGATTCTCTTCATGGCGATGCCGTTCATCTTTGGTATGATCAACATTGCAATGCCGCTCCAAATTGGAGCCCGTGACGTTGCATTCCCATGGTTGAATGCTCTGAGCTTCTGGCTCTTTTTTGCGGGTGCAATGCTGTTTAACCTTTCATTCGTTATTGGTGGTTCTCCGGATGCCGGATGGACAAGCTATACGCCGCTGGCAAGCCTTGAGCATAGTCCGGGCGTAGGGCAGAACTATTATCTATGGGGGCTTCAGCTCTCGGGTATCGGTTCCTTAGCGAGTGGTATTAACTTTATTGTTACGATCTTACGACTGCGTGCTCCAGGTATGACACTGGCAAAAATGCCGATGTTCACTTGGTCCGTATTAATTACATCAGTTATTATCGTTTATGCGTTCCCGATTCTGACAGTTGCTCTGGCACTGCTTACATTAGACCGTATGTTTGGAACACACTTCTTTACGGTAGATGGCGGCGGTATGCCGATGATGTGGGTAAACTTATTCTGGATGTGGGGACACCCGGAGGTATATATCGTTATCCTCCCGGCGTTTGGTATATTCTCCGAGATCGTAGCTACGTTCTCGCGTAAACGACTGTTTGGTCACAATGCGATGGTTATTTCTATGGTCGCCATCGCGGGTCTGAGCTTTATCGTATGGGCGCATCACTTCTATACGATGGGTGCGGGGCCAGGTGTTAACTCATTCTTCTCAGTTTCAACCATGCTGATCGCAATACCGACAGGTGTTAAGATCTTTAACTGGCTGGCTACGATGTATAAGGGACGCATTCGCTTCACGGTACCGATGATGTGGACGCTTGCGTTTATTCCGAACTTCGTAATCGGTGGTGTAACGGGCGTTATGCTCGCAGCCGCTCCAGCTGACTATCAATATCACAACAGCTACTTCCTTGTATCGCACTTCCACTACGTGCTGATCGGGGGCGTTGTGTTCGGTATGATCGCAGGTATGTACTACTGGTGGCCAAAAATCTTCGGCTTCAAGCTTAATGAGCGCCAAGGTAAACACGGTTTCTGGTGGTTTATGATCGGATTTAACGTAACATTCTTCCCGCAGTACATTCTTGGTCTGATGGGAATGCCGCGCCGTATTTACATGTACAGCAACCCTGATTGGGGACTGCTGAACCTGACATCTACGGTGGGTACATTAATGCAAGGCGTCGGCTTCTTGATTATCTGCTACAACATCTATTGGAGCATTCGTTATGCGCCACGTACGAACGAAGCTGATCCATGGGATGCACGTACACTGGAGTGGGCGATTCCGTCTCCGGCTCCGTACTATAACTTCTCTCGTATTCCTGAGGTGAAAGAAATTGACCCAGTATGGTATGCGAAGAAGCGTGGCGAGAAGGTAATCGATGGTCCGCTTGAGAAGGTCCATATGCCGAGCAATTCTGGCGTTCCGTTCATTCTTGGACAGATCTTCTTCGTATTCGGCTTTGGATTTGTCTTCGGATGGTATTGGATGGTCATTCCGGCCTTCATCGGTGTCCTGCTCTGCATGGCATGGAGATCGTTTGACTACGATGATGGCTATTATGTAAGCACAGATGAAATTAAGAAGATAGAGGGGGTATAA
- the pdxK gene encoding pyridoxine/pyridoxal/pyridoxamine kinase, translated as MSMYKALTIAGSDTSGGAGIQADLKTFQERGVYGMTALTVIVAQDPHNDWFHNVFPIDVRTLEAQLETVMAGIGVDAAKTGMLGSIDIIEMAASKIEKYNIKNLVVDPVMVCKGADEALHPETNDCLRDVLVPKALVVTPNLFEASQLSGLGPIKTVDQMKEAAAKIQEHGAKYVIVKGGGKLQHEAAVDVLYDGKNFEILESERIGTTYTHGAGCTYSAAIAAELAKGKSAREAIDIAKAFITDAIRHSFPLNKYVGPTHHAAYRLFGAGREENLQAEVTATK; from the coding sequence ATGAGCATGTATAAAGCATTAACAATTGCGGGCTCAGATACAAGCGGCGGTGCCGGTATTCAAGCTGACCTGAAGACATTCCAGGAACGCGGGGTATACGGCATGACGGCGTTAACTGTTATCGTAGCCCAGGACCCACACAACGATTGGTTCCATAACGTATTTCCAATTGACGTACGTACGCTTGAAGCACAGTTGGAAACGGTTATGGCTGGTATTGGAGTAGATGCTGCCAAAACAGGAATGCTTGGCTCCATTGATATTATTGAGATGGCGGCAAGTAAAATCGAAAAATACAATATCAAAAACCTAGTTGTCGACCCGGTTATGGTGTGCAAAGGCGCTGATGAAGCCCTTCATCCGGAGACGAACGATTGCCTGCGTGACGTGCTTGTACCAAAGGCGCTTGTCGTAACACCAAACCTGTTTGAAGCTTCTCAATTAAGCGGACTTGGTCCGATTAAGACGGTCGATCAGATGAAAGAAGCAGCGGCAAAAATCCAGGAGCACGGCGCTAAATACGTTATTGTTAAAGGCGGCGGCAAACTGCAGCACGAAGCGGCAGTAGACGTTCTCTACGATGGAAAGAACTTCGAAATACTCGAATCTGAGCGCATCGGAACAACCTACACACATGGTGCAGGTTGCACATACTCTGCGGCCATTGCTGCCGAATTGGCAAAAGGCAAGTCTGCCCGCGAAGCGATTGATATCGCAAAAGCATTCATTACGGATGCCATTCGCCATTCCTTCCCGCTCAATAAGTATGTCGGCCCTACTCACCATGCTGCATACCGCTTGTTCGGCGCAGGAAGAGAGGAAAATCTTCAGGCAGAAGTCACAGCGACAAAATAA
- the qoxA gene encoding cytochrome aa3 quinol oxidase subunit II yields MTKKGLVKLGALLPFLLLLLTGCTEKVDVLDPKGPVAQSQYNLILWSFALVSLVLIVVFVLFTIILIRYRERPDNMDYEPPDTHGNTKLEILWTVIPVIIVLALAIPTVQITYGLEKKPVTPEDKKPVKVQVVAADWKWIFKYPEQGIETVNYLHIPTGRPIDFQLDATANMNSFWIPKLGGQEYTMPGHTGYLWLQADEPGTYEGKSANFTGEGFAHMKFQVIAQESEEFEKWAKETKATAPKLTDEKFKEIIKKGILDERLTFSSTHDDAIIETVHKYRKKSGENSHEQH; encoded by the coding sequence ATGACTAAAAAAGGTCTTGTGAAATTAGGTGCATTATTACCTTTTTTGCTGCTATTGCTCACTGGTTGTACAGAAAAAGTCGATGTATTAGACCCTAAGGGTCCAGTCGCACAAAGCCAGTATAACTTGATTCTTTGGTCTTTTGCATTGGTATCGCTTGTATTGATCGTAGTATTCGTCCTGTTTACCATCATTTTAATTCGTTACCGTGAAAGACCGGATAATATGGATTATGAGCCGCCGGACACACATGGAAACACGAAGCTAGAAATTCTCTGGACGGTTATTCCTGTAATCATCGTTCTTGCTCTTGCCATTCCTACAGTACAAATTACGTACGGGTTGGAGAAAAAACCTGTAACGCCGGAAGATAAAAAGCCGGTAAAAGTTCAGGTAGTTGCCGCAGACTGGAAATGGATATTCAAATATCCTGAACAGGGAATTGAGACAGTAAACTATCTACACATTCCAACTGGACGTCCAATCGACTTCCAACTTGACGCTACAGCGAATATGAACTCCTTCTGGATTCCGAAACTGGGCGGGCAGGAATACACGATGCCAGGTCATACGGGTTATCTCTGGCTGCAAGCGGATGAGCCAGGTACGTATGAAGGAAAGAGTGCCAACTTTACGGGTGAAGGATTCGCGCACATGAAGTTCCAAGTCATTGCACAGGAGTCTGAAGAATTCGAGAAGTGGGCAAAAGAAACGAAAGCAACAGCACCCAAATTGACTGATGAGAAATTCAAAGAAATCATCAAGAAGGGTATTTTGGATGAACGCTTGACGTTCTCTAGTACACATGATGACGCGATTATTGAAACTGTACACAAGTATCGTAAGAAATCTGGCGAAAATAGCCATGAACAACACTAG
- the msrB gene encoding peptide-methionine (R)-S-oxide reductase MsrB, translated as MDSTTGKRQELATFAGGCFWCMVSPFEEMPGIESVVSGYTGGHKENPTYEEVCSETTGHYEAVQITFDPDVFPYEKLLDIYWQQIDPTDPGGQFHDRGQSYQTVIFYHSEEQRLAAEASKKALADSGRFTKPIATKILPASTFYSAEDYHQGYHKKNPLHYKMYRRGSGREAFIEEAWGPTRNKALLKERLTPMQYEVTQNNGTEPPFRNEYWDNKREGLYVDIISGKPLFSSLDKFDSGCGWPSFTKPLVEEDIEEKSDYSHFMVRTEVRSKESDSHLGHVFNDGPAPTGLRYCINSASLRFIPKEEMEREGYGQYLHLFDENKKI; from the coding sequence ATGGACAGCACAACAGGAAAGCGCCAGGAGCTTGCAACATTTGCCGGAGGCTGCTTCTGGTGTATGGTCAGCCCGTTCGAAGAGATGCCGGGCATCGAAAGCGTAGTATCCGGCTACACAGGCGGCCATAAGGAAAACCCCACCTATGAAGAAGTATGCTCGGAGACGACAGGGCATTATGAGGCGGTACAAATCACATTTGATCCGGACGTATTTCCGTACGAAAAGCTGCTGGATATTTACTGGCAGCAGATCGATCCGACCGATCCCGGCGGCCAGTTTCATGATCGAGGCCAGTCGTATCAAACGGTGATTTTTTATCACAGTGAAGAGCAGAGACTGGCAGCGGAAGCATCGAAAAAAGCGCTGGCAGACAGCGGACGCTTCACCAAGCCCATCGCAACCAAAATTCTGCCTGCAAGCACGTTCTATTCGGCAGAAGACTATCATCAAGGGTATCACAAGAAGAATCCGCTTCATTATAAGATGTACCGCAGAGGATCAGGCCGTGAAGCCTTCATTGAAGAGGCGTGGGGACCGACGCGTAATAAAGCACTGCTTAAGGAGCGACTGACTCCGATGCAATATGAAGTAACACAGAATAACGGCACAGAGCCGCCGTTCCGCAATGAATATTGGGATAATAAGCGGGAGGGGCTCTATGTGGATATCATCTCAGGCAAGCCGCTTTTCAGCTCGCTTGATAAGTTTGATTCTGGATGTGGCTGGCCGAGCTTCACGAAGCCGCTGGTAGAAGAAGATATTGAAGAGAAGTCAGATTATAGCCATTTCATGGTTCGTACCGAAGTGCGGAGCAAGGAATCAGACTCGCATCTAGGCCATGTATTTAACGACGGACCGGCTCCAACCGGATTGCGCTACTGTATCAATTCCGCATCATTGCGCTTTATTCCAAAAGAAGAGATGGAGCGAGAAGGCTACGGTCAATACTTGCATCTATTTGACGAAAATAAAAAGATATAA